From Juglans regia cultivar Chandler chromosome 9, Walnut 2.0, whole genome shotgun sequence:
ttaattaataatttaacaagTAAAGATTTGAAAACTCCATATATTAACTAgttaataaacaataataattaggaTTTTAAATGAAGTCATAGTATTTGCAATGAGAAAACTACTTTGCCTCTTTCATTTGACTGCTCAAGTTGATCGctggtctaattttttttttttttatttagtgattaaggaagtaattttaaatgtattagtatattttttacaatatccTTTTTCAGAATACTTGTGCTATACAAAGATTTATTCTATATATCAAATTCTCTAGtataaatcataaaagaaaaatgacataattatttatcatttaatgatattatacattaaaattaatatattgacATGtcttaatatgatatattaaattataaaattatttttattataaattaaatctaataaataatataaaatcacgtcaatttatttatttatttttataaaatctcgtatatttgttttttaatttgttgtctTTTAGCTTTAAACATGTGTTATACTTCATAAAAAAGAAGTAATATTATACACATTAGCTCTGCTGACTGAAAATCCAACACTACCCTTGGACGCTCCGAAACTCCCTCTCTCCTAATTAATAACCggtaataataaataataataattactatttactactcatattttataaaaaatattctcaaaaaataataaaatatctcatattttataaaaaaattataaatataaagaataatgGTAAAAGGACTGCTCCATCCGTCTGACGACTTGAGGAGTTGCGTTGTAATAAAATTCCTGGTTTTGGGATAAATTGGTCATTGTGCAGTATTGGGAGCGAGACGCAGGCGCAGAATGTACGTGAGGGCGGCGCCAACGACGGATCTGAACCGGAATACGGAGTGGTTCACATACCCTGGGGTCTGGACAACCTATATTCTCATCGTCTTCTTCTCGTGGCTCCTCGTCCTCTCCGTCTTCAATTGCTCCCCAGGCATAGCCTGGACCGTCGTCAACCTGTCCCACTTCCTCGTAACTCcttctctatctccctctctctgtctctctccgtctctctcttaTTGTTGACTGCTTGATCTGAATTTGGATTTCGATCCCGTGTTGATTGAACGCGGCGGGAAGATGTTCTTCTATCTATTTCAATTTAGTTATTTGGTTTGGTTAGTTATGAGGATTGGTTGAggtaaaatgatttaaaaagcTCGGACTAAGTAAAGTTAGGTTTTGATAGAAAAAGCATGATTTCATCCGTCtgattgatttttttccccaaaattCATTGATTGTTAGTTTACTTCATTACAACGAGACTAATGGAATCTTACCTCTGTTTTCAGCAGTTCTGCTGAATTATCCATATAAGCTTTATCGAATCTGGAAGAGGGTGGTATACTAATCTAAATGGTAggatgaaaatattatgaaattaggTGACAAAGTGACCAAATTTGTAGCTGGAGACTTGCATGCATACGTGAATGATATATTCTAGGCTGACTAGAATGGTTAGGAATATAATATATCAggttttttccttaaaaaataataaatagagcATCAACAGGGGGTCGGGTGACTCTCATCAAGAGCACTCTTCCCAACTACCAACATACTTTCTCTCATTATTCCCGCTCACCGCCAAAGTGGCTCATTGCATGGAGAAACTTCAACGTGATTTCCTTTGGGGAGGGATaaatgatgagtttaaattccacttgATGAAATGGGCCACAATTTATTCTCCAATCAAAGAAGGAGGCTTGGGTATTcggaatttgaaatatttaacaCTTTGCTAGGCAAGTGGTTATGGAGATCTCACAATGAACGGGGAGGCCTTGTGGCAAACCGTCATTGCTTCAAGGCATGGAGAATCAGGGGGAGATTGGTGTTCCAATGAGGTGAGTGGACCTCATGGAGTTgggctatggaaacatattagaagatGTTGGGACACATATGAAGTGCATACTTGTTTCAAAGTTGGAAATGGAGTGAAggtaaaattttggcatgatttatGGTGATCGGGCACTCAAGGAAGTTTTTCCTCAAATTTATGGCTTAGCAAGAAGAAAAGAGGTATCAATAGCGGATTTAGTTCTCATCTCCAATGGCCTTCCACAATGGAACATTACTTTCCTTAGAAGAGATGCACAAGGCTGGGAAATGGATGAATTTTCAGTGTTCTTTGACCAGGTGTACTCCACTCGTGTGTTGGGGGAAGGCGAAGACAAGATTTATTGGCGCTCTTCCAAGAAGGGAGTTTTCACATCCCGTTCTTTCTACCATTCTTTGACCATGCACACCTCAACCTGTTccttcccatggaagagcatatggAGGACAAATGCACCTTTAAAGGtagccttttttgtttggacagcttctttggggaagattcttactatAGACAACCTGAGGAAACGTGGAATCATAGTTATGGactggtgttatatgtgcaagaagAGGGGCGAGTCCATtgaccatctcttactacattgtgagattgccaaGATCTTGTGGAACGAAGTTTTTGCTCAATTGGgtttagcttgggtgatgccagaaAGGGTATGTGACTTTCTAGCCTCGTGGAGAGGTATTTGGGGAAACCCTaaaattgcatccatatggaaaatgatacctatatgtctatggtggtgcatttggagggagaggaacacaagaagctttgaagatcaagatcGATCGATGGAAGAGTTTagaaatttgtttttcaataccttgcttcattggtcgattgtaattgatttccatggcatgtcttttcatgaattccttgtatctctaAATTAGCACGCACAGGCGTTGCTCTTAtctatgtcccgtatacttgggatTTTTGCCTcctttatcaataaaattttgtttaccgataaatatatatatatatatataagcaaggAATTACCCTCGTTAATTTCAAGGTGGGCATCAAAAAGAATTTTTTCGTAGTTAACAATTCAATTGGACTGCTATGGCTCTTTAGTTTTGTCGTTATCCAAACCGATTAGAGTTGGCTACATGGATCCATTTACATCACTTGGCTTAATCTAATACCATGTCCCGTTTAACCTCCAGCAATGCTCTTTCCTTCATTTCAGTGACATATAGATCGTAGACAATGCTCTTTCTAATACACTGTCGTCATCAACATCATTATGTTAATAGAATAGTCTGACTTTGATTGTGGaggttttttttccctatatCGTAAATACAAATTTATCCTTATTTGGCTCTTAATCTATTATGAGTTAGTGCAATCTtactttgtttcattttgtaTGAATAATCTCTGGTCATCCATCCTTTTTTTGTGCCAGCTGGAGGGGATGCAGGAAGGTGCTACAATGTCCTTACCAGCATAGTATcagttagttatttttttttcttccggTGAATGAAATTCTTTCTTCACTTCTTTTTGGTTTAACCAACATCGtgttattgagttttgagaaccATGTTTCTTTTCATTGGAAAATATTCTGGTGTCTGGAATGAAAATAGATGGTCACCACATGGTCTCACCGCACTTGTTTTAGCTAGGACTTGAATTTTATTGAAGTTTCCTTTTCTCCAGATTATGCTGTTCATAATCAAGCATCTACTTGGAGAAATTGCATGGTCTAACTATTTATAACATTGGGATTCCCTTTAATGATCTAGACGTGAATTACTGTGTTCATGTTCCCTTTGCATACTTGATCTTCTAGTTATCACTTTAAGTTACTTATTGTTTTCACTTTGTGATTCTGTATCTTCATTCAGGTCACTTACCATTTCTTTCATTGGAAAAAGGGAACACCATTTTCTGATGACCAAGGTATATACAACAGGTTGACTTGGTGGGAGCAGATAGATAATGGCAAGCAGCTGACTCGCAACAGAAAGTTTTTGACTGTTGTACCTGTTGTTCTGTAAGTATTTCACATCTCGTTCTTCATTAAGtgaaaaatataagtaaatttattttgatagcACCTATATCCTtctggttgaaaaaaaaaattggtgcaTGGGTTGGCAGATGATATCGGAGTTGGTATCTGAAGTTCTCTTCAGGGGCTATCATTTTTGGGGGTTGATATGTGTTGCAGGGACGCTGCAAGGCGTTATTGAGTGAAGTCCAATACATTGAGTTCTTTTATTCATGTGGTTCATGTCTAACTTCTAATgccattactcttttattttgttcctTTCTTTTCGAAGACATATTGACTTGATTCATTATGCAAAGAAAGCACCTCCCTCAAGAATTTTTTGTGGGAATGTTTTGTTATAATACTGTGGATGCCTTATTCATAGGAATGGCTCAGATATCTGTGACTACAGCCAGTTCCTTACTTTTTCATGTTGTGCTCATtgcttttcttgattgcaaaaGAGAACTATTTCTAGTAAGAAAGTCTTTATTTGTAATATGTATGCACATGACCAGTACTACTAGTGTTTAAGGCAGTGCTTCTAAATACTATGTTTttctacttgtaaaaaaaatactttggtTTTTGTGTGCGAGACTGGTCACACTTTGATATATGGATAATCTGcatcaacaaaacaaacaattagttttttgaaaaacatatcAAATTCTTTAGACTAATTACTGGGGATTTTGAGGATATACTGCTGCAATTACTACTACCTTATTAAGAATGATCTTTTTATTACCCTATGTTTCATTCGGCAGGTACTTGATAGCCTCACACACGACAGACTACCAGCATCCAATGCTCTTCTTTAACACGGTGGCAGTTTTTGTGCTGGTGGTTGCAAAGTTCCCACACATGCACAAAGTTCGTATATTTGGAATTAATGCTGATCAATAAACTGTGAAGAAATTCAAGTTTGGTTCACTCCGGTTTTTAGGTTGATCATTTTGACATTTGAATTGATATCCCTGCTGCACCTATGTTAAAACTGGAAAGGGTATAATATTCTTCTTTTGCAAACTGAATTTTACATATTTAGCTGCTAGTACTCACAATATTCTGGAGAAGTAGTTCGTTGTAATCTCTCTTTGTACCAGCTAATATTCATGAACACTGGTGGAGCTATGCTGTTTTTATCCATTAGCTAACAAAAAATACCTTTGAGTTTGTttcaaaaatgagaaaaatgcaaAGTGTGCTTTTGGTTCCTAATGAACACATGGTTTACTGCTCATTGCCCTAAAGGAATGATGCTCATGTGGAAGGTGTAATCAAAGTACTGAGATTGCAGAGCTGAGCTGAATCTCCTTACGTTAAACTCGTTTGTCCTAGTCCTTTTATTTGACGGGCAAACTGGTACAGAAACATTGAGGGCGCCTGCTAGTCAAGGCGGTTCAAATATGGATTTGGGGTTGAAAATTGTAAGATAGTATAGATGGTATGGTAATGATTCCACGAAGGTTGTTGGAGACAGCCCCATTTTGTGAGGTTGTCATGTGCACCAAAATTGGTTAGAATcttggcatgcatgcagctgcATGCCGACGATTCGATGTCTTTGTGAAGCCACGAGATGTCTTTATGGAGGGTGTAATTCTTTCAGTCTGTTGTGTTATGTTGATTTTCGATAGCTCATGTGATGACATCAACGAGTCGCTTAATTTCTAGTACTTATCTGATTGTCCCAAATCACTCATCTGCTCTGAGATCTCTACATGTGGCACTTGGCTCCACCGACCCATGATCCATAGGgccaatatatattaaatgccAAGGTTGGTGAATTTAACGAGTCCTACTGCCATTTCGGATGTGCTAGCTTGTAGCAGATTAAACTTTCAATAACCAAGTTTCCTTTCATTCTT
This genomic window contains:
- the LOC108993801 gene encoding ORM1-like protein 3, whose translation is MYVRAAPTTDLNRNTEWFTYPGVWTTYILIVFFSWLLVLSVFNCSPGIAWTVVNLSHFLVTYHFFHWKKGTPFSDDQGIYNRLTWWEQIDNGKQLTRNRKFLTVVPVVLYLIASHTTDYQHPMLFFNTVAVFVLVVAKFPHMHKVRIFGINADQ